Below is a window of Rhodamnia argentea isolate NSW1041297 chromosome 11, ASM2092103v1, whole genome shotgun sequence DNA.
ACTTTGATAGTTCGATGAACTTACAAGAATTAGTAGATGATGGTGATTTTCTATCGAATGCATTTTGCTGTGACATTTGTCCGAGGAGCAACAATGAAGAGACAATTAGGTCCAGCACACACAAACGCCACTTAAATCCCCCAATTTCTCTGATAACTGTTCTTTTGGGTTATTAAAAGAACACAGAATTATTGTTTTTGCTGCTAAAAGTTTTGGCTGTTGTCTCGGATAGTAAACTAGTTAACCTGCACGCTCGTTTAGTAGCTTATCATTGATTGCTAAACAGGCTAGTCCTAGCACTTCATCAATTAAATTTGGGATGGAAAAAAAGCTGATTTACCAAATTCACTCGACCATATTCAAATCTGTAGTTGACAAAATCGACAATCAATGTGTAGTGCAGAAGATTGTACCTCATCATGCTGTAGTGCTGATCAATGGGGTCTATGTATTCATCTAATTTTGCTGGCGTGGGAAATGAAAATTCCATGCTTGCAAGACCATTAGAAGAGGTGATTCCCTCTGCATACAGAATATCCATATCGGAGGGCTCGTACTCTTCTTTTGAAACCTCAACAGCCTGATAAGAAAGAGAGTCTAAGTCAGTGAGACAGAGCAGTCAAATTTGTGACTGTATTATTATCACTTACCAGCACAGCTGGAATCAAATATGTCTAGGCCATTGAGAAAGTGCCTTTTTTATAttagttcttaaaaaaaaaaaaaaaacttgtgcaACGTAGGTGAAATCGTGATTTTATCATCGACTCTGGAGTGAAGCATGCCAAAAATGGCAAACCTACAAATTAATAAAGGTACAAGGACAGGAAAAGGATCTGATTTAAGGCTAGAACTGCAAGATAATCAGAACAGAGATCAAGATGTGCGACCTCACCCGCTCCAGAAAATATGTAGCCACTCTAGGGAGGTTTTCTAACTCGTTCCTTCGGTTGTATGTGGCTTGAATGGCTTCATCCTTCCACAGTTCCTCAATAAGAGGTGAGTATGCCTGACTGACTGAAAGAACGATGGCTTCTAGATTACCAGATGCTATTACCTTGAGAAGCCAATCCGAAAATGCTTTCAGCTTTGAGTCCATGGAATAGCTCAACTTAGTTTCCTTCGGATACATTTTCTCTGTCAATTGATTAGTAATTAGTCCAGCTGATCCAGAAGAAGAAATACATATGAAAACGAGTCAGATTCATTTCCGCCATGACATATTAAAACATGTAACTTTCCCAATGCTTCACTTCGCATCGCTCAGTGCTCTCAAAGGACCTGGACTAACCGTTCAAATTCCAGATTAAGTAATGCACTTAAGAGAGAGGTTCAAAAGATGCTGTCGATCCTTATATAATACCTGAAGAGCGGCATCTATCAATCGTCAGTCCTTTTCCCTTCTCCCTTGAGCTTCCTCTTTCAAACCGTTTATGCCCTACAAGCGATATGCCAAGATCTGACTATGACTATTTCCATCATCACAGAGGAATATATCAGGAGGCGAAGGCAGCTTTCTTCACAACATACCCGAAGAACTGGGTTGGTCAATTAACAGGcttttccccttccccttcacAGTTTCCTCTTCAAATCTCTCACGTCCTTCGAGCAGTATGCCCAGATAGCAGTATAGATTGCTCTGGAtcattaacttaatttttttacgtTCATCTTCAGAGAAGGGGACACCATACAGAATCTTGGCCTGAAATTAGTACATAATTGACTGAAGTCACATAGACAGCATTATATCCCCGAACTTGACAGTTAACACTGCTTCACTTGACATCAAGATTAACAAAGCTGTTGGATATACGAAGAAAAGCACATAATGGAGCATGAATCGCTGCTTGTCTAAGATTGATCAAAGCCTAGAACTGTTCTAACTAATCTAACCTGCTTGAATATAGTGCTTGTGCCAGATTTATCAAAGCCAACCAGAAGCAGTTTGCGATGAAGATCATTCTGGCCAGGGCTGTCTCTGGTCGTTTCTTCCCCAGATTTTGCATTATCCAGAGGAATTGGCAAAGACAAGATTGCACAGAGTAGCTTTGTCTTAGTCTGTAGATGATAACACCAAGCATCGCCAgaagttcaatcaaataaaaGAAGATAGAGAATCACTATAACAAAAAGTCCACATCATCACCAAGGACTTACCTTGTCCCATATACAGCCTTTAGGATTCTTCTGCCCCTCTTCCAGATAGGATCCATCTGCATTCACCCAAAAATGAGGTTTTCCTTCACACGGAGCTCCAGCTGACtgcaaaaattcaagaacaagctttcagTTGATTATGATAGGATGTGGATTGCATGTCAAGTGGAGTGAAATAATGCCTGGAGAATCACCTTGAGCATCCAAACTTCTTCTTTCGTAATTTCCCTGCCGTTAATCAATACATCGGTGTTTCCGTTGCTAGCGTTTTTTTTAATGGAACCCCCAAAATTTAAGTGGGCACTGATTATTTGGCATGGTTTCTGCCCCTCCTGTCAAGTTGACCAAGATTCAACGTCATCAACTTTCTTCATAGCTTGACAAAAGATGACACGCAATGATAAAGTATAACAGAGGGAAGAACCAAAACAAGCTTTTAACTAAGCTAAATCTCAAACTCACCTTACCCCAAAACCCAGCTACTTTATCATACCAGTAGCGTCCTGGCCTTAGCTTTTTCGGAGGATTTGGGCAGCTCCGCAGCAGAAGCAACTCTTTATGATCAAGAGCCTCATCATTCACATAAACAAGGTCTGGAGGGATTTGATTTGCTGGGCACGATACCTCAGAACTCATTATTTGCTTAATTTCTGATTCTGACAAGAGCCACTTTAGCATTCTAGAACATTTCCCCAAGTTACTTCGCTTCATTTCATCGATCCTAAAGCCTATGCAGGTGACACATTTTCTGCCTTCAGGCATTGATCCCATAGCTCTTAATACACATCTCTGACAATACTTTGCATCGCAAACAATGCAAACTTCTTTCTCTGTGAATCTATTCCCTTTAAAGCAGCGGTAGCATGACCCTTTCTTTCCATTATTTTCAGCTCTTTGCTTCACAGGGAAACTGTCGACCTCCATAAAAACTGATTCTTCATCGAAAACATCAGCTGAGTCCGGATCTCTGAAAGTGACAGTAGATGGTTTCTTGACGTGGTGGGGCATTTCATTATCAGAATGTTCCTCCCTTTGGGACAAATTGCTCGAGGACAGGCGGGGAGGAGTGGAATCTGCAGATTGCATTTGCATATTGGCTTCCGCAAAATCATCAGGTGATCCCGGCAAATGCGGGATTTCAGATATAATGTTCCTCTCACCCTCGACTGAATCAGATGGCACGTAAACACGTGCATCCTCATGGTCACTACCTCTAGAACTATCTACCTCGCCTGCTGATTTAAGTGAGGTATCGTTTCCAATGCCAAGCGCGCGAGTGCCAGAGCCCGCATTACCGACTGACAGCACAATTGAATGAGCTGAAAAGAATACCTCTTTGGTTATTCTCAACTCCTTGAACAATTTCTGGTTGAAATCGGTCTTCCTAATGGGCTGAATGATCGGCAATGACCAGTCCAGCGACATCGATTCTGCTGGAAAAACAGCAGCCGTTGGGATCTCGTCGATGGTGACGGGTAGAGCTTGAGGAATATCACAAGAGACAAGAGGGCCTTTGTACTCCAAAGCGATGGAGTACTCAAGGCTAAAATCTccatcgtcatcttcttctttaggGACTGTACTAACAACAAAAGGCAAGAACTTCCTCAGAAGTCCAGTCATATCCTGCTGGAACAGTTACAATGGGTCCTAAAAGAACAAACCACCAAACCTAGTACCTCAAAACAGCAACACTCAACTTGTATGCAGCCCCAAGAAAATGATTATCAATGGTATCAAAAAGCATTTATATCGCTAACCCAAGAAGGGATCCCTCAGCTATCTCAACAATTCTCATGAACCAAACAGTAAAACCTCAGAAACCATGAATGTAAAGTCATCACCCAAcaaaaattaacaagaaaaacGCTTCAGAACGTGCTTGCTGCTAAGCCAAAGCTGAAGCAGAGGAGAAGAAAAGCCAGCTGTTGAGGCATTAAACTCTAGAGGACATATGGGAATTTGAGAACGACCATGAAAATTTGAGCACGAAAGAACCAAGAAACGAGGTGGGGAGAGATTAAAATGAAGTCAAGATGTCAAACATCTTACGAGTAAACGTCACAGAAGACTTGGTTTTGGGGGTGGtgtgtttttctttccctttcttctgaATCACCGTGTTGACTGGAGAATGCTTGGACTTTCGACGGCAATTGAATATGGGGACAGGACTGCACGAGGAAGACGGTGGATGATGAAGACCCGGTACGAGTACGAATTGCTCTGCATGCGTCCGCACGTTACCATCTAAAGGCGGGAGATGGCAAAATTCGCTAATTGCAAGCGAGAAgcacctcaaaaaaaaaatttcgaaacctATATATTACTTGACatcaattcaatattaaatctctcaattaaatcaatttaatcttaaattattttatatcagtatcaattcaatccaaactAATTTAGGCCGAAATTAGCCGTCCTATGTAAACTGTCGCCCGGACTAGGGGAAGGCCGACGAgggtttgaaggaaaaaaaaaactacataaacgaaaaaaaaattataaaaaaaactattattatgttattttaaaaatttcacgTCAGCGCCAATAGTGTCATGAcagggactgaattggcaacaaaaataaaatttaggattaaattagcacaattacaatgaaTTTAGGacgtttttggtaattctccctaaGTTGTGCTGGAAGACTTTTTGGTTGCCAATATTTTGATGAGGCCGCAGTGACAGGCCCATCGACCTCGAAGTTTCAAGTAACGGGTTGGTGCAAAAAAGTCATGGCTCAAATTGGACATTTTGCAACGGATATGAGACCTTGAAATCAACCGTCAAATAAAATCGTAGCCTTGATCTTCTCTTGACCcctccaaatatatatatagttttgaGTCTATGTATGGCCGGCAAATATTATAATGTTGATAGAGATCATCAAATGTAATCGGAATTACGGTGAATATAATGAATCAATGAtcgaaaaaaacaattttttttttctaaaatcgtCTCCAAAGTTGGATGGAAAGCGATGGACATTAGTGAACGACACAATCGTCgtcattgtttttgttttttttaagtgacACGATGCTTGAGTCCATAACACGGCAGGACTCGAGCCTAAACCTCAGTTTGAAAAGGAAGAGGATTCCGCTGAAAATAATGGGGGAGCCTACTAATGCAGATGTTGACTTTGACCGGTTCAAATTATGAGCACCTTCTCTCGAGGACtataaggtaaaaaaaaaaaagcatatctAGATGATAAGCTAATCTAATCTGATGCCAGTCCGATGATAGTTCAATCTGCTCGGCGAGTCATGCTCTGCTCCCGGATTACGTGTGCGATTCACGAAACAGTCGAATCGGTGAGAAAGGAAGGGGTGGTCGTTGTCGCGTAAACCGCGGCGATTCTCTCGTGCAATGTTTCAATCACTGTTCGAGCGCGAACCGAATCCACAGGAAGAAACTCGACGTCAACTTAACTAGAAATCGATATGAATTCGTGCATATGTTCATCGATTTGTATGGGAAAATACTCGGGAATAGCGTACTTCATCGTGAAAAAACCGACATGGGTACAATAAGAAAAGCATGATCGTaacttgaaaggaaaatcagTGTCGTGCTCGCATGGGTTTAGCGTCACCTGAAGATGGAATTTGACTGCTGAAATCGACTTAGACTGGTATTGTGGTGCAGATAAAGAAATGACTCTGCAAATTATCAAATGGCAAGAACCTCCGAGTTTCTCTGAGTCTTTGTCGATATGCCCCGGTAAAGCATAGTCTCGGAGCTGAATGATCTCAAGCTGATCTAATTGGAGGGTCGTTATTGggggaaattgtcaaaaaagtattaaacctttcacacttttatcaattcagtcataaaccttttaagtttgccgactcggtcctaaacctttttaactTTATGATGATTCAATCTTATTTGCCGGAAATCGCTGAAGTGGACGccaattatcctacgtgacacCGCCGGAGCTTACttgaataatatttaataatttttatttgaaaaaaaaaattcttctttttttttctattttttgattgCTAGCTTCAAGGCTAGCGACCCTCACCGAATTAGGGCCGACGGGGGTCGCCAGGCCCCGGACGAGAGTTGGCGGGGGCCAGCGACCCCCATGGGTCCCTAGGCAAGGGCTGCAAACCCCTCGCGGCCGAAGGCGAGGGGTCTTGGCCCTCGCCCACCCTCGCCATGGCCAGGTGGCCATGGCAACCCCCGTCGGCCCAAATCTGGCCACGGTAAGGGTGAGGGTCACAACCCCTCGCCTTCAACAGCGAGGGGTTTGCGGCCCTCACGCAGGGACCCACGGGGGCCGCTGGCCCCTACCGGCCCTAATCCGGCGGTGGTCGCCGGCCTTAAATTCAACAaacccaaaaatcaaaataaaaaatttattaaaaattgtccttggtgtccacatcagcaatttttggCGAATATAACTGAATCGGCataaagtgaaaaggtttaggactaaattgataaacttaaaaagtttagaactgaattggcaaaaatgtgaaaggtttaggatttttttggcaattttcccaTCGTTATTGGGAAGAAATTTGTTGGGTCTTTTGTTATTAACAACAAGATGCCCATCTCTTGGTAGACCCGTGTTAAACGACGAAACGGGCCGCATAAAAAGTGGTCCAATCTAAATTGActaattttcatgcaatataaatCTAATGATTCATACCGGACCCCGAactatattgctaaaacacttatatatttaaatctattctaagaaaattcaCAGCCAAACTAAGGTGAGAGTACGAAATAAGCGAGCTCAAGATCGAATGAAGGcgggagaaaataaaaagagagtccTAGAAGTGAGCTTGGTCTAAGTAAGTTTTAAACCCATTTGACACTCATATTAATTTAGATCTATTATTCTAATCGGTGCGACCGGATAAATGACCTCCGGATctgaattagaaattttccaaCCCCTCAACTAACTGCGTCAATTCGAGTTAACATGGCATATTATTATTTGTTCCGTTACTATCCTTTTGGGCTCGAAAGTCCTGATTCGCATTCCTACCAATCTCTTTTGGTGGGTCAACAGCACCGTAAAAGTTCAAACTCGAACCTGACTTTGAACGCTGGAGTCCAAGGCCCAAGCCATTGCTTGCCATCGACGGGCCTAAGATATCGTCAATGTCCAATCCCGACGGGTGAGTGCGAATCAATTCGGACGGCGAATCTAACCGGACCGAGCAATTGAGAACGATCCAAGCCAAACCAAACCTAATCAAAGCTTGAAATTGATCATTGTTAGGTTCAGTTTTTTGAATGGACTTTGGATCTTTAGGGTCCCTTTGGTAACGCTCATATTTCTCTAATTCCTTATCTTTAGTtctcagaaacagaaaaaaaaaatagaaatttatttggtaacgtCGATTAACTTTTATGTTCTGAGGAATAGATTTTgaatagaaacaagaagaaaaaaaaaaaaaaaaaaaatctacttatcTATTCTGGAaaacagaattaaaaaaaaatcatatttgctTGGAAATTGTTCATGACAATATaattgttaccaaacaggcccttaaaATCTCttgggaaaaaatatatatatatttggccGACTCTGGTGAAATGCCATCACTGGCAAAGCTGAAAGTGCATACAGGTGATAACTTGGTTTGGGTTTTCAACATTTTTGGAAGGCATGTTccaggatgaatgattttttttcttcccaaattACCCCACTAATAATTTCATATTTCGATTTTTGCCCTCACAATTGTCCATCTTATCTCTGCAATGCAGATCTAGAGTTTGTGGAGGTGAAGGAGTTGGACGGAAGTCGGCGAGGAGTCGCGCAACACGGGCATCACGTTGCCTGGGAGCGAGGGACCTCGGCTACCCGTTGCTTGGCTCACGCGAATGCCGAAGTCCACATCTAGCTCGCCTAAGGTTGGCAACCTCATTGGCCCTTGCCTAATGTCGCACCAACCATTGAATGGCCGGATCTTGGCAGCCCAACCGTCAAAATTGTAGATATGGGAAGTTCGAGGTATCACGAGTATGGCAACAAGCTTGCCTAAGCTTCACTAAGCTCTGCGGCGACAATCAGGTCTGCTTACATGAGCTTTGTTGCGATGGTCGAGCCTTGCTGAGCTCTGTTTGCCTTGCCGGAGCTCTGCTACGACTAGGGTTGCGAATTGACGCTCGCCTGGCCGACCATCGCCGCTGATGATGGCCTACGGTCGCTATCGAAGCAAGGGAAGTATGGTTGCCCTCTTTGTCTGTGGTTGCTGAGTCgctccctctttctttttcccctttttttttttttagcttcaaAGTTGCTTTATACAAAATAAGCATCAACCAAATGCCATTTGTTTTCAACAAATACACCTCTGTTCAAATATACTTAGGCAAATGGCTTTACATCCCCAAAATTGAACCAAACGTAGCCTAAGCTGGTTCACTCCCATTTCAAACCAAGCAAAGTCGAAACTTTAATTTGGAATTGAACGGTACAATTAAAGTTGCACACGTACTATGAATTTTATAACATGGCTAAAGGggtaatttagaaaaaaaattaaaggtttGTTTTGGTTCGTGCACTTATCCATGCATGAACGACACACGACTATTGAAAATCACCAAATCAGCAACACAGATTGTCCCTTGTTCGTGCATGAGATAACACCCGATTATTGGGCTGATCCTAACATATTTTGTTTGGAACCTAAGATTCTCATTTGTCATTTCCTGAGGGAATTAGCCGATGTtgaacaaacaaaaggaaaaaaaagttaattagaTAAGAGtagaataatttctttttccaattcatATAGTTCATCGTCATGGTAACGTGTATCACTGTACGTATATAGATacacatatacatacatataggTATATTCATGtaccgtcttcttcttcttcttctgcaacCTTTCAATTTGGTTTGTTCATGACATGATAAAACGAGTGCTCCAGAGAAAAAGGCACGGTCCACATCTTGTGTTGGATTTCTAGAAGTCTCGTAACGTCGTCGAATGTGGTCGTGAGACCACCTCCTTTCTGGTTCATCGCTTCGCAATGAAGGCCGTCCAGTTCAACGTCCAACGTGCCTTTTTCAATTCACACCCGCCAAATACATAATAGTGGGGCCTCCTTCTTCCACCGTGAAAGAAAACCAGTGTGGGCCCCGCCCGACCGACCCCCGCAACGGGAGAGTCCGTTTCCCCTCTCCTCACGCTTTCTCGTGCGTGGGGACCACCGGATCGGACATCTTTCGGCATCGTTTTTGACCCaggagcttttgaaatttaattttttagtaGCATGAGAATATGTACTATCGATTCGACCCCAACCGCCGGATCCGGTGGATCTGAAGTAACCATAACTGCTTTCCAATCACTCCGGCGAGCGACAGGGACTCGAGTACGGCCTCATCTCCGGCATGTGCTCCGATACGCACCATATCCTCACCGACTTGTCCAAGCTCCCGCTGTACACTATCCACCGCGGACCATTCTGCTCCTCGCCCTCGTGGTCCGCCCCCGGCGTCTGCTCCTGCTCGACGGCCAGGCATTTGATGGGCCCGCCGTGCCCTGTCAGCACGCTCAGCCAAGAGTGGGCCCCGGTGACGGGGTCCCTTCGCCAAACGGAGATGCTCTTGTCGGCGGAGCCGCTGAGCACCAAGTTCCCGGCAGCCGCCAGACACAGGACCGCCAGCTTGTGGCCTCGGAGCAACCCGCCATGGGACAGGTGCTTCTTGCTCGTCCAGAAGTTGACCGCGCCGTCGGACGACCCAGAGTAGACCACCCCGGAGGCCTCGCCCACGGCCAGCGACGTGACCGCGCTTTCCTGGTCCAACAGGACCCGAACCAAGACATGCCTCGTCCCCTTCCCATGCAACTCTCTCCTCCACACCTTCACCGTTCCATCGGCCGAGCCGGTGAAGACCAAGCTGTCGAACCCCGAGGCGATCGAGTTTATCGCATCGTTGTGAGCATCAACCGATTCTAAGCACTTGGAATCGGATAGTCTCCAGACCTTCATGGTCTTGTCCCAAGAGCCCGAATACAAGATGCCTGCCTCCTGGTTCAGGCTCAAGCACGACACCGCGTCAAAGTGCTTGATGCGCAAGGCCTTGCTGTGCCGGCGGACCTCAACGTAGTTCTTAGGGTTTATGGAGCTCT
It encodes the following:
- the LOC115735838 gene encoding extra-large guanine nucleotide-binding protein 1-like isoform X2, whose product is MTGLLRKFLPFVVSTVPKEEDDDGDFSLEYSIALEYKGPLVSCDIPQALPVTIDEIPTAAVFPAESMSLDWSLPIIQPIRKTDFNQKLFKELRITKEVFFSAHSIVLSVGNAGSGTRALGIGNDTSLKSAGEVDSSRGSDHEDARVYVPSDSVEGERNIISEIPHLPGSPDDFAEANMQMQSADSTPPRLSSSNLSQREEHSDNEMPHHVKKPSTVTFRDPDSADVFDEESVFMEVDSFPVKQRAENNGKKGSCYRCFKGNRFTEKEVCIVCDAKYCQRCVLRAMGSMPEGRKCVTCIGFRIDEMKRSNLGKCSRMLKWLLSESEIKQIMSSEVSCPANQIPPDLVYVNDEALDHKELLLLRSCPNPPKKLRPGRYWYDKVAGFWGKEGQKPCQIISAHLNFGGSIKKNASNGNTDVLINGREITKEEVWMLKSAGAPCEGKPHFWVNADGSYLEEGQKNPKGCIWDKTKTKLLCAILSLPIPLDNAKSGEETTRDSPGQNDLHRKLLLVGFDKSGTSTIFKQAKILYGVPFSEDERKKIKLMIQSNLYCYLGILLEGRERFEEETVKGKGKSLLIDQPSSSGHKRFERGSSREKGKGLTIDRCRSSEKMYPKETKLSYSMDSKLKAFSDWLLKVIASGNLEAIVLSVSQAYSPLIEELWKDEAIQATYNRRNELENLPRVATYFLERAVEVSKEEYEPSDMDILYAEGITSSNGLASMEFSFPTPAKLDEYIDPIDQHYSMMRYQLIRVHPRSLGENCKWLEMFEDVDIVLFCVSLTDYDEFYEDNRGLLINKMMASKQLFESIVTHPTFYKKDFLLIMNKFDLLEEKIEQSPLTQCEWFRDFHPVISHNHNVGTYVNPAPSLAQRAFHYMAVKFKRLFHSLTERNLYASLVTGLEQDTVDESLKYAREIVNWDEEDFTFINEESSASLEASSS
- the LOC115735838 gene encoding extra-large guanine nucleotide-binding protein 1-like isoform X1; translated protein: MTGLLRKFLPFVVSTVPKEEDDDGDFSLEYSIALEYKGPLVSCDIPQALPVTIDEIPTAAVFPAESMSLDWSLPIIQPIRKTDFNQKLFKELRITKEVFFSAHSIVLSVGNAGSGTRALGIGNDTSLKSAGEVDSSRGSDHEDARVYVPSDSVEGERNIISEIPHLPGSPDDFAEANMQMQSADSTPPRLSSSNLSQREEHSDNEMPHHVKKPSTVTFRDPDSADVFDEESVFMEVDSFPVKQRAENNGKKGSCYRCFKGNRFTEKEVCIVCDAKYCQRCVLRAMGSMPEGRKCVTCIGFRIDEMKRSNLGKCSRMLKWLLSESEIKQIMSSEVSCPANQIPPDLVYVNDEALDHKELLLLRSCPNPPKKLRPGRYWYDKVAGFWGKEGQKPCQIISAHLNFGGSIKKNASNGNTDVLINGREITKEEVWMLKSAGAPCEGKPHFWVNADGSYLEEGQKNPKGCIWDKTKTKLLCAILSLPIPLDNAKSGEETTRDSPGQNDLHRKLLLVGFDKSGTSTIFKQAKILYGVPFSEDERKKIKLMIQSNLYCYLGILLEGRERFEEETVKGKGKSLLIDQPSSSGHKRFERGSSREKGKGLTIDRCRSSAGLITNQLTEKMYPKETKLSYSMDSKLKAFSDWLLKVIASGNLEAIVLSVSQAYSPLIEELWKDEAIQATYNRRNELENLPRVATYFLERAVEVSKEEYEPSDMDILYAEGITSSNGLASMEFSFPTPAKLDEYIDPIDQHYSMMRYQLIRVHPRSLGENCKWLEMFEDVDIVLFCVSLTDYDEFYEDNRGLLINKMMASKQLFESIVTHPTFYKKDFLLIMNKFDLLEEKIEQSPLTQCEWFRDFHPVISHNHNVGTYVNPAPSLAQRAFHYMAVKFKRLFHSLTERNLYASLVTGLEQDTVDESLKYAREIVNWDEEDFTFINEESSASLEASSS
- the LOC115735574 gene encoding protein JINGUBANG-like, with amino-acid sequence MTKERGGTEPVNKTNPTRRPTFGAFLRSEPTLLPQDQDGCYAAAASANDNHRVSNASAAASPLHYYIASPSAGYSTSSPSPYLMSPLNQQSPYAKSPWIVPSPLLGGFSPGNSALVGSLVRKEGHVYSLAATGDLLYTGSDSKNIRVWKNFREFSGFKSNSGLVKAIVISGDRVFTGHQDGKIRIWKKPSEDNHHLNNLSAAAHKRIGSLPTLKDYIKSSINPKNYVEVRRHSKALRIKHFDAVSCLSLNQEAGILYSGSWDKTMKVWRLSDSKCLESVDAHNDAINSIASGFDSLVFTGSADGTVKVWRRELHGKGTRHVLVRVLLDQESAVTSLAVGEASGVVYSGSSDGAVNFWTSKKHLSHGGLLRGHKLAVLCLAAAGNLVLSGSADKSISVWRRDPVTGAHSWLSVLTGHGGPIKCLAVEQEQTPGADHEGEEQNGPRWIVYSGSLDKSVRIWCVSEHMPEMRPYSSPCRSPE